In one Candidatus Nealsonbacteria bacterium genomic region, the following are encoded:
- a CDS encoding trypsin-like peptidase domain-containing protein: protein MKKTIFKILAIFLIGIGGGIFANHVLWPYFAERPVYITEKKEITIQENTALKNAIEKVERTVVGIETKTKEEILYGSGLILTSDGLVVTLAELVPKGANVSLFLDGKSIPFQILKRDLNNNLALIKVEKDNLPTVGFAAFEKIKLGERVFLVGATFEETEVKKETNEGIVKYFDKDSIRTNIFEKASLSGSPLFNIEGEVLGLNTVDSLGRVIAIPVTEIRTFAGF from the coding sequence ATGAAAAAAACTATTTTTAAGATTTTAGCGATTTTTTTAATAGGTATTGGTGGCGGAATTTTTGCTAACCATGTCCTGTGGCCCTATTTTGCAGAAAGACCCGTTTATATAACTGAAAAAAAAGAAATAACTATTCAAGAAAATACTGCTTTAAAAAATGCTATTGAAAAAGTAGAAAGGACGGTCGTTGGAATTGAAACAAAGACAAAAGAAGAAATCCTGTACGGTTCAGGTTTAATTTTGACCTCAGATGGTTTAGTGGTAACCCTGGCAGAATTAGTTCCCAAAGGTGCTAATGTTAGTCTTTTTCTTGATGGAAAATCAATCCCTTTTCAAATTTTGAAGAGAGATTTAAATAATAATTTAGCTTTAATAAAGGTTGAGAAAGATAATTTACCGACAGTGGGTTTTGCCGCATTTGAGAAAATAAAATTAGGAGAAAGAGTTTTTTTAGTTGGTGCAACTTTTGAGGAGACAGAAGTTAAAAAAGAAACTAATGAAGGAATTGTAAAATACTTTGACAAAGATTCCATTCGAACAAATATCTTTGAGAAAGCTTCTTTATCAGGTAGTCCTCTCTTTAATATAGAGGGTGAGGTTCTGGGATTGAATACGGTTGATTCTTTGGGAAGGGTCATTGCTATTCCCGTTACCGAAATAAGAACCTTCGCGGGATTTTAA
- a CDS encoding NYN domain-containing protein, with protein MAENLLTITETSQLTGINPETLKKRCQSGSIPGAIKKGKTWLIPESSSLGFNRPKVGVYIDGPNLLHGGLETGWLIDYKKLNKFIKKDYNPVVLSYYDSVGHERDKKGSFIKNSDGKFIPRKGQLKFLNLLKGLGYRIVSPSLKYICGDMQRPKNTTDNHINWDVAKEKELWEQLFLFSGDSDFERLVDEVVALNKTVKIFSFSNRLSYELKIKAFNSPLVAFTELEKLKDILALPQKKK; from the coding sequence ATGGCAGAAAATCTTCTAACTATAACTGAAACTTCCCAATTGACCGGTATTAACCCTGAAACTCTTAAAAAACGTTGCCAGAGTGGTTCAATTCCTGGGGCAATTAAAAAGGGTAAAACTTGGTTGATACCTGAAAGCTCTTCGTTGGGCTTCAATAGACCAAAAGTAGGTGTTTATATTGATGGTCCAAATCTATTACATGGAGGGCTAGAGACTGGATGGCTTATAGATTATAAAAAACTCAATAAGTTTATTAAAAAAGATTACAATCCCGTAGTTCTTTCTTATTATGATTCTGTGGGTCATGAAAGAGATAAGAAAGGCTCATTCATAAAAAATAGCGATGGTAAATTTATACCCAGAAAAGGTCAATTAAAATTTCTAAATCTATTAAAAGGACTAGGTTATAGGATAGTTTCTCCTTCTTTGAAATACATTTGTGGGGATATGCAAAGGCCCAAAAATACTACAGATAACCATATCAATTGGGACGTGGCAAAAGAAAAAGAACTATGGGAACAGCTTTTTCTCTTTTCTGGAGATTCAGACTTTGAAAGGCTTGTTGATGAGGTTGTAGCATTAAATAAAACAGTTAAGATTTTCAGCTTCTCAAACCGCTTGTCTTACGAACTTAAAATTAAAGCATTTAATTCACCCCTTGTAGCGTTCACGGAACTAGAAAAACTTAAAGATATATTAGCTCTTCCCCAGAAAAAAAAGTAG
- a CDS encoding lamin tail domain-containing protein → MVKKNNIKEIKSYLKKSFVLAITLSIIANFVFGGLVFAKRIKITDKQVEKIKTGLDLMKTLTNFTITEDKLKSILNTTIGIGEVSTNVTYGLLILSALNEMELIDLVVSQRYKTEARNYFNSVLNERLNLINFYTNIGYDIPRVISGAITGPTAALTLNTFSITNKVINIFTVFENIRTVKLYDSLWFYFDMRRNNESHETAWEDAKIVMGWAAKPLLTLRFFNEKKEKNESYIESQFATLFDKWGPHITNHGISEEFKQQAQVELRENLVYAIKKYELVEKEAGPSLFDKTKLSLANLLEGAKNVGSFISDVGKKSQSAIKKGFTRINLATQKLSHFIISFRSGTTAQLEETTEKLTRLDTDNLDEYIKETDSLKELKEQRIESEQKTTLSLEKIQKLLGDISERIDIFSQKENSIKQDIEKLSSIVEKFLEKIKKLENEIKEPEKEKQEEITQEKAEQKEGEQEQETEQILCQKIPSSSPVKDKVIINEIAWMGTVNSANNEWIELKNISGNEINLSGWQLLDKDKKIKIIFNNQHTIQPGGFLLLERTNDDSVPGLSADLIYTGAIGNTNEALYLFDENCHLQDEALAISNWQAGDNSSKKTMERKHNLEWQTSSNIGGTPKMENSSGYYVYYGGEGGGGGGTTPTPPPPPSLPPLKILINEIAWMGTGASPNDEWIELYNTSSTDIDLNNWTLSWSHGTTIHSIIFSTSTATTTTISGNGFYLLERTDDNTTLPDIAADQIYTGALNNKGEKIELRNAKGELIDVVDCSSGWFAGTTTPAYISMERIKADISGIDSTNWASNNLITRNGLDAKGNRINGTPKAENSVSKSETEISSSNILPFSEFEEITLTYLGSPYIINTRLHIPEDKILNVEPEVILKFAPTKLVFVEGCLKAVGKEGKEIIFTSNSNENWAGIMFKSNAPENQKVSQLEFLKIEKAKRCWDSNCTETIIISVYENSISFKDSVFENSSNATIGIWLNNSSSTIDKVSFSDFNTVLNEKYGKAVIIEGGTLGVKNCSFSGNYYGIYITNEANSKIEENIFRNNEKPIYFNAAHPFFRGNSAENNNYNGVLIGTEISTTTLYADLPYIFNNNGSGEGTLTLEPGVIIKLINQKRITIWGKLLARGTPAQPIIFTSLKDDVEGDTNNDGTGTQPASGNWANLYFHSSTTDSILENVIIRYGGTKHPPAGAITLGENVNISIKDSLIEKNIYAVSFLGNIDCQKIYETITQFEAQKTVFVFNDEDEKLTYPVCP, encoded by the coding sequence GTGGTAAAAAAGAACAATATTAAAGAAATTAAATCTTATCTAAAAAAAAGCTTTGTTTTAGCGATTACGCTATCAATAATCGCTAATTTTGTATTTGGAGGTCTTGTTTTTGCTAAAAGAATAAAAATTACTGATAAGCAGGTAGAAAAAATCAAAACAGGTTTAGATTTAATGAAAACATTAACGAATTTTACCATTACTGAAGATAAGCTAAAAAGCATTTTAAATACAACAATTGGCATTGGAGAAGTATCGACAAATGTCACCTACGGCTTGCTTATTTTAAGCGCCTTAAATGAAATGGAATTAATAGATTTAGTGGTCTCTCAAAGATACAAAACAGAAGCAAGAAATTACTTTAACAGCGTTTTAAACGAACGCTTAAATCTTATTAATTTTTACACAAATATAGGTTACGACATTCCACGCGTAATATCAGGGGCAATTACGGGACCAACAGCAGCCCTTACCTTAAATACATTCTCAATTACTAATAAAGTTATTAATATCTTTACTGTCTTTGAAAATATAAGAACAGTAAAATTGTATGATAGCTTATGGTTTTATTTTGATATGAGAAGAAATAATGAATCTCACGAAACAGCTTGGGAAGATGCAAAAATTGTTATGGGTTGGGCAGCTAAACCATTACTTACTCTTCGCTTTTTTAATGAGAAAAAAGAAAAAAATGAGTCCTACATAGAATCTCAATTTGCTACTCTTTTTGACAAATGGGGTCCTCATATTACTAATCATGGAATTAGTGAGGAATTCAAACAACAAGCTCAAGTAGAGCTCAGAGAGAATCTTGTTTATGCAATTAAAAAATATGAATTAGTTGAAAAAGAAGCTGGACCTTCCTTGTTTGATAAAACAAAGCTGTCTTTAGCGAATTTATTAGAAGGAGCAAAAAATGTGGGTAGTTTTATTTCTGATGTCGGTAAGAAGTCTCAAAGTGCAATTAAAAAAGGATTTACCAGAATTAATTTAGCAACTCAAAAATTAAGTCATTTTATAATTAGTTTTCGTTCAGGAACAACGGCCCAGTTAGAAGAAACAACAGAAAAACTAACCAGATTAGATACTGATAATTTAGATGAATATATTAAAGAAACTGATTCTTTAAAAGAATTGAAGGAACAGAGAATAGAATCAGAACAAAAAACAACCCTAAGTTTAGAAAAAATACAAAAACTATTAGGTGATATTTCTGAAAGAATTGATATCTTTTCTCAAAAAGAAAATAGTATTAAACAAGATATTGAAAAATTAAGTAGCATTGTTGAAAAATTTTTAGAGAAAATTAAAAAATTAGAAAATGAAATTAAAGAACCAGAAAAGGAGAAGCAAGAGGAAATTACTCAAGAAAAAGCAGAACAAAAAGAGGGCGAGCAAGAGCAAGAAACCGAACAAATATTGTGTCAAAAAATTCCCAGTAGCTCTCCCGTAAAAGATAAAGTAATTATAAACGAAATAGCCTGGATGGGAACTGTTAATTCAGCGAATAATGAGTGGATTGAGTTAAAAAATATTTCCGGAAATGAAATTAATTTAAGTGGATGGCAACTTTTAGATAAAGATAAAAAGATAAAAATTATTTTCAATAATCAACATACCATTCAGCCAGGTGGATTTTTGCTTTTAGAGAGAACAAATGACGACTCTGTACCCGGACTATCAGCTGACTTAATTTATACTGGAGCCATTGGTAACACAAATGAAGCATTATATCTTTTTGATGAAAATTGTCATCTCCAAGATGAAGCTTTAGCTATCTCAAATTGGCAAGCTGGAGATAATTCTTCAAAAAAAACGATGGAACGAAAACATAATTTAGAATGGCAAACAAGTAGCAATATCGGGGGTACACCAAAAATGGAAAATAGCAGCGGCTATTATGTATATTATGGTGGCGAAGGTGGAGGCGGCGGAGGTACAACTCCAACCCCTCCGCCCCCACCTTCTTTACCTCCACTAAAAATTTTAATTAATGAAATTGCCTGGATGGGAACAGGAGCCTCTCCTAATGATGAGTGGATTGAACTTTATAATACCAGTTCTACTGATATTGATTTAAATAATTGGACTCTTTCCTGGAGTCATGGAACAACTATTCATTCTATTATTTTTTCTACCTCTACAGCTACCACTACCACTATATCTGGTAATGGCTTTTACTTATTAGAAAGGACTGATGATAATACTACTCTTCCTGATATAGCGGCTGACCAAATATATACCGGGGCTTTAAATAATAAAGGAGAAAAAATTGAATTAAGAAATGCTAAGGGTGAACTAATTGATGTTGTTGATTGTTCTTCAGGCTGGTTTGCCGGCACAACCACTCCCGCCTATATTTCAATGGAAAGAATCAAAGCAGATATTTCAGGGATAGACTCTACTAATTGGGCCAGTAATAATTTAATTACCAGAAATGGACTCGACGCAAAAGGAAATAGAATCAATGGTACCCCAAAAGCAGAAAATAGTGTTTCTAAGTCTGAGACTGAGATTTCTTCATCTAATATATTACCTTTTAGCGAATTTGAAGAAATCACTCTTACTTATCTTGGCAGTCCTTATATTATTAATACTCGATTACATATTCCAGAAGATAAAATTTTAAATGTTGAACCTGAGGTAATATTAAAATTTGCCCCTACTAAATTGGTTTTCGTTGAAGGATGTTTAAAAGCTGTAGGCAAAGAGGGAAAAGAAATTATTTTCACCTCAAACAGCAATGAAAATTGGGCAGGAATTATGTTTAAAAGCAATGCACCAGAAAATCAAAAAGTCTCTCAATTAGAATTCCTTAAAATTGAAAAAGCTAAAAGATGCTGGGACTCCAATTGTACAGAAACTATTATTATAAGTGTTTATGAAAATTCAATTAGCTTTAAGGATTCTGTCTTCGAAAACAGTAGTAATGCCACGATAGGAATTTGGTTAAATAACTCTTCTTCAACTATCGATAAAGTTTCTTTTTCTGACTTTAATACTGTACTTAATGAAAAATATGGGAAAGCTGTCATTATTGAAGGAGGAACTCTTGGGGTAAAAAATTGCTCTTTCTCAGGAAATTATTATGGAATTTATATAACGAATGAAGCCAATTCAAAGATTGAAGAAAATATTTTCAGAAACAATGAAAAACCAATTTATTTTAATGCCGCCCATCCATTTTTCAGAGGAAATTCAGCGGAAAATAATAACTATAATGGAGTTTTAATTGGAACAGAAATTTCTACTACAACCTTGTATGCCGACCTACCCTATATTTTTAATAATAATGGTTCAGGAGAAGGAACTCTTACTCTTGAACCCGGGGTTATAATAAAGCTAATAAATCAAAAAAGAATAACCATTTGGGGGAAACTTTTAGCTCGGGGAACTCCTGCTCAACCAATCATTTTTACTTCTCTTAAAGATGACGTTGAAGGAGATACAAATAACGACGGTACTGGCACTCAACCAGCTTCCGGGAATTGGGCTAATCTTTACTTTCATTCTTCTACTACTGATTCTATTCTGGAAAATGTAATTATTAGATACGGAGGAACAAAGCATCCGCCTGCTGGAGCTATTACTCTCGGCGAAAATGTTAATATTTCAATAAAAGATTCATTAATTGAAAAAAATATTTACGCCGTTTCTTTTTTAGGAAACATTGATTGTCAAAAAATTTATGAAACAATTACTCAATTTGAAGCCCAAAAGACTGTTTTCGTTTTCAATGATGAGGACGAAAAGCTCACCTATCCTGTTTGCCCTTAA
- a CDS encoding type II toxin-antitoxin system HicA family toxin, which translates to MARLTPIHWKKFEKFLLFIGCRFERAKGDHRIYWREDLKRPVVIPREKELPVFVIRNNLRILGISSKKYLEILKRI; encoded by the coding sequence ATGGCTCGTTTGACTCCCATTCATTGGAAAAAATTTGAAAAGTTTCTTCTATTTATTGGTTGTCGTTTTGAAAGAGCAAAGGGGGACCACCGAATTTATTGGAGGGAGGACTTAAAACGGCCGGTAGTTATTCCTCGAGAGAAAGAACTACCGGTTTTTGTTATTCGGAATAACTTAAGAATTCTAGGTATTAGTTCTAAGAAATACCTTGAGATTTTAAAAAGAATCTGA
- a CDS encoding NYN domain-containing protein, which produces MDIFKNKKEKVAVYIDGSNFYGYLKDKEIAFPRGTKFDFKKFVNFLVGDKRKLVSKRYYTGVFRNLDGTDKSKNLVRGQQKFFSNLKNDGFIIKRGRIMPIDKTYKEKGTDVKIAVDLIVGAVDDLYDTAILVSSDTDLIPAIRYVKYKGKKIEYVGFAHSPSLGIQKYANLSRLLLPEDIEKFKEKTLL; this is translated from the coding sequence ATGGATATTTTTAAAAATAAAAAAGAAAAAGTTGCTGTTTATATAGATGGCAGTAATTTTTATGGCTATCTAAAAGATAAAGAGATAGCTTTCCCAAGGGGAACGAAATTTGACTTTAAAAAGTTCGTAAATTTTTTAGTTGGTGACAAAAGAAAACTTGTTTCAAAAAGATATTATACTGGAGTTTTTAGAAATCTTGATGGAACTGATAAGAGTAAAAACCTTGTAAGAGGGCAGCAAAAATTCTTTTCAAATCTTAAAAATGATGGTTTTATTATTAAACGCGGTAGAATAATGCCAATTGATAAAACCTATAAAGAAAAAGGTACGGATGTTAAAATCGCAGTAGATTTAATTGTTGGTGCTGTTGATGATTTATATGATACAGCTATTTTAGTAAGTTCTGATACCGATTTAATTCCAGCCATAAGATATGTAAAATACAAAGGTAAAAAGATTGAATATGTCGGCTTTGCTCACTCTCCGTCTCTAGGAATACAAAAATACGCTAATCTATCAAGACTTTTGTTGCCAGAAGATATAGAAAAATTTAAAGAGAAGACTTTATTATAA
- a CDS encoding ABC transporter ATP-binding protein — MEQFFKDFFQGHKKKIIGFSFLRIFAFVQVLFWPYAFSKIVNIMSRNPEDWRKALIWAGAMIFNKVLEDFIRLKAKFELEKIGTRLQISLATFFSEKTEIREYKKTGESVQAIKKASEDISSLIEFYKDNLLKLPVNFIIIPFILYKASIDYLILLLIYGILYLGIEYFAVNLYRKKLKKYFKASEIFWGTTYRKVPEVWRRREDGGIFARRVNKEGKNLYQTTVSADSMNRWRWSALQSLSSASIGAVILFVIYRIINNSAPVGDLILVAGYFKETQTTLNIITTAFSQIIYARISLKRLDKAVKIR; from the coding sequence ATGGAGCAGTTTTTTAAAGATTTTTTTCAAGGACATAAAAAGAAAATAATTGGTTTTTCTTTTTTAAGAATTTTTGCTTTTGTGCAGGTGCTTTTCTGGCCTTATGCTTTTTCTAAGATTGTAAACATAATGAGTAGAAATCCGGAGGATTGGAGAAAAGCTCTTATCTGGGCTGGGGCTATGATTTTTAATAAGGTATTGGAAGATTTTATAAGACTAAAAGCAAAATTTGAATTGGAAAAAATTGGGACAAGATTACAAATTTCCTTAGCTACTTTCTTCTCTGAAAAAACAGAAATTCGTGAGTACAAAAAAACAGGAGAATCAGTGCAGGCAATTAAAAAAGCTTCAGAAGACATTTCTTCTTTAATAGAGTTTTATAAAGACAACTTGTTAAAATTACCGGTAAACTTTATTATAATTCCATTTATACTTTATAAGGCAAGCATAGATTACTTAATTTTATTATTAATATATGGGATTTTATACCTGGGAATTGAGTATTTTGCAGTTAATCTTTATCGCAAAAAGTTAAAAAAATACTTTAAAGCATCTGAGATTTTTTGGGGGACCACTTATCGAAAAGTACCCGAAGTCTGGAGACGAAGGGAAGACGGTGGTATTTTCGCAAGAAGAGTTAATAAAGAAGGAAAAAACCTTTATCAGACAACAGTTTCTGCTGATAGTATGAATAGGTGGCGATGGTCTGCTTTGCAATCCCTGTCCAGTGCCAGCATAGGTGCAGTTATTTTATTCGTTATTTATAGAATAATAAACAATAGTGCTCCGGTTGGAGACTTGATTTTGGTAGCTGGTTATTTTAAAGAAACACAGACTACTCTTAACATTATTACCACTGCTTTTAGCCAAATCATCTACGCAAGAATATCTTTAAAAAGACTTGACAAAGCAGTAAAGATTAGATAA
- a CDS encoding DeoR family transcriptional regulator, protein MEENKENNFGKNYLVQITNELYRLTLLFPKKEPLRYKMRELSDDVLANFVSLPQEDNNPTKIKIVKDSKKMIEVLDSFFDIVKTQDWVRASDILNLQEEYSKIGEELLKFQEEEKIKKARKQEEKIDDEVREISILKKEEEKPISERQKKLLKVLEEKGKMQVWEIKDIFSEVSKRTLRRDFRSLLKNGLVERIGERNNTFYQIKGRTESI, encoded by the coding sequence ATGGAAGAAAATAAAGAAAATAATTTTGGTAAAAATTATCTGGTTCAAATTACAAATGAGCTTTATCGTTTAACTTTGCTTTTTCCCAAAAAAGAACCTTTAAGATATAAGATGAGGGAGTTATCTGATGATGTCCTGGCTAATTTTGTTTCTCTTCCTCAGGAAGATAATAATCCAACTAAGATTAAGATTGTAAAGGATTCAAAAAAAATGATTGAGGTCCTTGATAGTTTTTTTGATATTGTGAAAACTCAAGATTGGGTTAGAGCTTCTGATATATTGAACCTCCAGGAGGAATATAGTAAAATAGGGGAAGAATTGCTGAAATTTCAGGAAGAAGAGAAGATAAAAAAAGCCCGGAAACAAGAGGAGAAAATAGATGATGAAGTTAGAGAGATTTCTATTTTGAAAAAGGAAGAAGAAAAACCAATATCTGAACGACAGAAAAAGCTTTTAAAAGTTCTGGAGGAGAAAGGAAAAATGCAGGTTTGGGAAATAAAGGACATTTTTTCAGAAGTGAGTAAAAGAACGCTAAGGAGAGATTTTAGGAGTTTATTGAAAAATGGTTTGGTAGAAAGAATAGGAGAGAGAAACAATACTTTTTACCAGATTAAAGGTAGGACAGAATCAATATAG